The Allorhodopirellula heiligendammensis genome includes a window with the following:
- a CDS encoding Na+/H+ antiporter subunit E, with the protein MKYGLALFGALLANWLLWSGHFNNPFLIGLGVGSCALCLWLTTRMQIVDEEGAPAHLGVVRVVLYALWLVKEIVRANVVAAKIILAPKMPLRRNLIRVPANQASELGRVIFANSITLTPGTVSVRLQDNEVLVHGLALLETKEQISGGMGERVCRLECGSKCATESDDRGGASQSPQDSETRDAT; encoded by the coding sequence GTGAAATATGGCCTCGCTCTCTTCGGTGCCCTGCTGGCCAATTGGCTCCTGTGGTCAGGACACTTCAACAATCCGTTTCTGATCGGATTGGGCGTCGGTTCGTGCGCGCTGTGCCTCTGGTTGACGACGAGGATGCAAATCGTCGACGAGGAGGGGGCACCGGCCCATCTCGGAGTCGTCCGGGTGGTGCTTTACGCCCTATGGCTAGTCAAGGAGATCGTGAGGGCAAATGTCGTTGCCGCCAAAATCATCCTGGCTCCAAAGATGCCGCTGCGGCGTAACTTAATTCGAGTTCCCGCGAATCAGGCGAGCGAACTGGGACGGGTCATCTTCGCCAACTCCATTACGCTCACCCCGGGCACGGTCTCAGTGCGGTTACAGGACAATGAAGTGCTTGTGCATGGCCTCGCACTCCTGGAAACCAAGGAGCAGATCTCCGGTGGAATGGGTGAGCGAGTTTGCCGCCTTGAGTGTGGTAGCAAATGCGCTACGGAGAGCGATGATCGCGGCGGTGCAAGCCAGTCACCCCAGGATTCGGAGACCCGCGATGCCACCTGA
- a CDS encoding co-chaperone GroES, translated as MATATKKASKNRLQPLGERIVIQREERESTTAGGIVLPDSAQEKPARGTVIAIGTGKQLDDGSRAPSQLKTGERVLFSSYAGETIEIDDVEYLLMREDDVLAVIG; from the coding sequence ATGGCAACTGCCACGAAAAAGGCTTCGAAAAATCGCTTGCAACCCCTCGGTGAGCGCATCGTCATTCAGCGTGAAGAACGCGAAAGCACCACGGCGGGCGGTATCGTGCTGCCAGACTCCGCTCAGGAAAAGCCCGCTCGCGGCACTGTGATCGCAATCGGCACCGGCAAACAACTTGATGATGGCAGTCGTGCCCCCAGCCAGTTGAAGACTGGTGAGCGGGTGCTCTTCAGCAGCTATGCCGGCGAGACCATCGAAATCGACGATGTCGAATACCTGCTGATGCGCGAAGACGATGTGCTCGCCGTCATCGGCTAG
- the groL gene encoding chaperonin GroEL (60 kDa chaperone family; promotes refolding of misfolded polypeptides especially under stressful conditions; forms two stacked rings of heptamers to form a barrel-shaped 14mer; ends can be capped by GroES; misfolded proteins enter the barrel where they are refolded when GroES binds), which produces MPKIIAFDQEAREAIRRGVGKLARAVKVTLGPKGRNVILQKSFGSPTVTKDGVTVAKEIDLEDVYENMGARMVREVASKTSDVAGDGTTTATVMAEAIFNEGLKAVVAGVNPIQMKAGIEAAVADITAHLHSMAVKVKDKEAMANVATIASNNDREIGDLLADAMSKVGKDGVITVDEGKSLQTEQEWVEGMQFDRGYLSPYFVTDSASMEVVLEDAYVLVYEKKISNIKDMVPMLEKVVQQGKPLLIIAEDVDGEALATLVINRLRGTFTVAAVKAPGYGDRRKAMMEDIAILTGGSAIFEALGVKLDSVDLPQLGRAKKIIIDKDNTTIIEGAGKSADIQARIAQIRREIENCSSDYDREKLEERLAKLAGGVAKVNVGAATESEMKEKKARVEDALHATRAAVEEGILPGGGVALLRASGKVTPADDMTDDQRVGYNIVLRSCRAPLHMISENAGQDGGIVCEKVLAMKGNEGYNALTDVYEDLVKAGVIDPTKVTRTALGNAASVATLLLTSDALIAEKPKADGKSGHTGGNDMY; this is translated from the coding sequence ATGCCTAAAATCATTGCATTCGATCAAGAAGCCCGCGAAGCGATCCGCCGCGGTGTCGGCAAACTCGCTCGTGCCGTCAAAGTCACGCTCGGCCCAAAGGGTCGCAACGTCATCCTGCAGAAGAGTTTCGGCAGCCCCACGGTTACCAAGGACGGCGTGACTGTCGCCAAGGAAATCGACCTCGAAGACGTCTATGAGAACATGGGCGCGCGGATGGTTCGGGAAGTCGCCAGCAAGACCAGTGACGTTGCCGGTGACGGCACCACGACCGCGACTGTGATGGCCGAAGCGATCTTCAACGAAGGTCTCAAGGCCGTCGTCGCCGGTGTCAATCCAATCCAAATGAAGGCTGGTATCGAAGCTGCTGTGGCCGATATCACCGCTCACCTGCACTCCATGGCCGTCAAGGTCAAGGACAAGGAAGCGATGGCCAATGTCGCGACCATCGCCAGCAACAATGATCGCGAAATCGGCGATCTGCTCGCCGATGCGATGAGCAAGGTTGGCAAGGACGGCGTGATCACCGTCGACGAAGGCAAGAGCCTGCAGACCGAACAAGAATGGGTCGAAGGCATGCAGTTTGATCGCGGCTATCTCTCGCCGTACTTCGTCACCGATTCAGCTAGCATGGAAGTCGTCCTCGAAGACGCCTATGTGCTCGTTTACGAAAAGAAGATCAGCAACATCAAAGACATGGTGCCGATGCTCGAGAAGGTTGTCCAGCAAGGCAAGCCGCTCTTGATCATCGCCGAAGACGTCGATGGTGAAGCACTGGCGACCCTCGTGATCAACCGCCTGCGTGGCACCTTCACCGTTGCTGCCGTCAAGGCTCCTGGCTACGGCGATCGTCGCAAAGCAATGATGGAAGACATCGCGATCCTGACCGGCGGAAGTGCCATCTTCGAAGCACTCGGTGTCAAGCTCGATAGCGTCGACTTGCCGCAGCTCGGTCGCGCCAAGAAGATCATCATCGACAAGGACAACACCACCATCATCGAAGGTGCTGGCAAGTCGGCTGACATCCAAGCTCGGATTGCACAGATCCGTCGCGAAATTGAGAACTGCAGCAGCGATTACGATCGCGAAAAGCTGGAGGAGCGATTGGCGAAACTCGCCGGTGGTGTTGCCAAGGTCAACGTGGGTGCCGCGACCGAAAGCGAAATGAAAGAGAAGAAAGCACGCGTCGAAGATGCCCTGCACGCAACCCGTGCGGCTGTCGAAGAAGGCATTCTGCCCGGCGGTGGCGTGGCTCTGCTTCGTGCTTCGGGCAAGGTTACGCCAGCCGATGACATGACCGACGATCAACGCGTCGGATACAACATTGTGCTGCGTTCGTGCCGTGCACCGCTGCACATGATCAGCGAAAATGCTGGTCAAGACGGCGGCATCGTGTGCGAGAAAGTTCTCGCCATGAAGGGCAACGAAGGCTACAACGCTCTGACGGACGTCTACGAAGATCTCGTCAAGGCTGGCGTCATCGACCCCACCAAGGTAACCCGCACCGCCCTCGGCAACGCCGCCAGTGTGGCGACACTGTTGCTGACCAGCGACGCGCTGATCGCCGAAAAGCCCAAGGCTGACGGCAAGTCCGGCCACACCGGTGGCAACGATATGTATTGA
- a CDS encoding DUF1559 domain-containing protein → MIQQNSRRAGFTLVELLVVIAIIGVLVGLLLPAVQAAREAARRMSCSNNFKQLGLAMHNYHAAYNKLPLLGTGTHPPTGTNTWSGLTNSSNMRLSALVGMLPFMEQQALWQQISNPLLLRTDGSTTNNPGGTVPWPAMGPTPQNIQYPPWATEVAAFRCPSDPGKGLPALGRTNYVSCTGDSAINNRDGYLNVRAGTQVPYVASTGTANTASASMRGAFVMRKQTGFRDILDGTANTIAMGEIATDLGDKDVRTIGGRLAGNNNTAPFFNDPLYCRNTVPGIDPERPMFWGVPTNGSADGRGFRWADAVPLFGQCTTIRPPNKELCGMSGSDRNLSATMSSRHQGGVHVVMADGAVKFITDSIESGNQSVGNVRSGQTGVRAPGAPSPYGLWGALGTRASREVLTDGF, encoded by the coding sequence ATGATTCAACAGAATTCGAGGCGCGCGGGGTTCACTCTCGTCGAACTACTTGTAGTAATCGCAATTATTGGTGTCCTGGTTGGACTCTTGCTCCCGGCTGTGCAAGCAGCACGCGAAGCAGCACGGCGAATGAGTTGCAGCAATAACTTCAAGCAACTCGGCTTGGCAATGCACAACTACCATGCGGCCTACAATAAATTACCTCTGCTTGGTACTGGCACGCACCCACCCACAGGCACAAACACTTGGTCAGGCCTCACCAACAGCAGCAATATGCGCTTGAGCGCCTTGGTGGGGATGCTGCCTTTCATGGAGCAACAAGCCTTATGGCAGCAAATCAGTAACCCGTTGCTGCTTCGCACCGATGGCTCAACAACGAACAACCCCGGCGGAACTGTTCCGTGGCCAGCAATGGGCCCGACCCCACAGAACATCCAGTATCCCCCATGGGCCACTGAAGTCGCTGCCTTCCGCTGCCCCAGCGACCCTGGTAAAGGCCTGCCCGCACTTGGACGCACCAACTACGTCTCATGCACAGGCGATTCTGCTATCAACAACCGCGATGGCTACCTCAATGTCCGCGCCGGCACCCAAGTGCCTTATGTGGCATCGACGGGTACTGCGAATACCGCTAGCGCATCCATGCGCGGAGCGTTTGTCATGCGAAAACAAACGGGTTTCCGCGACATCCTTGACGGCACCGCCAACACCATTGCGATGGGAGAGATTGCTACTGATCTCGGAGACAAGGACGTGCGGACCATTGGTGGCCGCTTGGCGGGTAATAACAACACGGCCCCATTCTTTAACGACCCACTTTATTGCCGCAACACGGTTCCTGGGATTGATCCGGAACGCCCGATGTTTTGGGGTGTTCCTACCAACGGATCGGCAGATGGGCGCGGCTTCCGCTGGGCGGATGCGGTGCCCTTGTTTGGCCAATGCACGACAATCCGCCCCCCCAATAAAGAACTCTGTGGGATGAGCGGTTCGGACAGAAACCTCTCGGCCACGATGTCCAGCCGCCACCAGGGAGGCGTTCACGTCGTGATGGCCGACGGTGCCGTCAAGTTCATCACTGACTCGATCGAGTCGGGCAATCAGAGCGTTGGCAACGTCCGCAGCGGCCAGACCGGCGTCCGAGCCCCAGGAGCCCCCAGCCCCTACGGATTGTGGGGAGCCCTCGGCACGCGTGCGTCACGGGAAGTTCTTACAGACGGCTTCTAA
- a CDS encoding FG-GAP-like repeat-containing protein — MKNNLILWYHRFLKSPYRWLLLAGVVVAGCSKPVNDAPVMGAPADAYDEMQAAAARNQWEQAWKYADDVLIAYPKDSEKLASVAEVAFRSGRQSEAADLLVEAAAADDWASEERVHQAFTGLLAAGRLHDAIGLLRSAIEQTPDRTALRRLLSDLLVATEQHREAAEQRRALIKAREFDLTLLHAASSYDRRFEEVASLQQMLERNPSDLRPQLGEAKQRFDSGLMQEAADLLVPIVNEHPQFLPAQMLLGRVWVQLGQYERLAQWSTTASAAAMAESDFWLTMGDWAMEVRDPTAAIECYGQAAKLGPDRVAPWQKLAALATDEPALAIDSDAIGERAALLMRLRQNYAESTIRGVENPDSILALAQTTMQLGWLWEAEAWAAIGLTMSPLDSHQKSQLESLRQSILTQLKRQTPWDTHLDRIKWDWLSSVSAPAMIARLSGDPDSENRATIAGGHGAGNHFGSRGQVAIAASQPLAFANEAVQRGLTFFGRSADDLSEPGVLTSQMLGCGGGTIDFDLDGWPDVYLVTAGGTPPLVDSAPNAMFRNRGGHFQNVSAYCDARDHGFGTGVCVGDVNEDGFDDLLVLNYGPNRIWINNGDGTFTDHSEQLLPPNSVWSTSAAIADLNSDGLGDLVIANYCVGLEPATLECQLGDAAGVRSCSPNQFLAEPDNFYAATRRGTFRDVGDQWGATPAIRGRGLGVVAGALDETLGTDVLVANDMTTNHYWTSVDRDRPASDLFQLAETGTLVGLATDAQSRSQGSMGIAVGDFNGDQIADFYTSNYADEYNMLSMSQAGRGWRDRTASEKIAEPTIAMVGFGTQSIDFDHNGVDELIVTNGHVDDFRVVRPESTYAQPLQLFRQATQGEFEEIGANVACEYFQRSHIGRALWTIDANRDGRVDVLITHQSEPTALLVNHTETGYASISCRLVGRHVSRGAVGSVVTIRQGGGPATKFVTSGDGYLCSNERCTRFGLGGNFSDVEVEVQWPSGKKQTWPSLGVNRQWLLVEDDDAFELTQTSE; from the coding sequence GTGAAAAATAATTTGATTTTGTGGTACCACCGGTTTCTTAAATCACCTTATCGATGGCTGCTATTGGCGGGTGTGGTGGTTGCTGGCTGCTCGAAGCCTGTTAATGACGCCCCGGTAATGGGAGCGCCAGCGGATGCGTATGATGAGATGCAGGCAGCCGCTGCTCGGAATCAATGGGAACAAGCTTGGAAATATGCGGATGACGTGTTGATCGCTTATCCAAAGGATTCCGAAAAACTTGCGAGCGTTGCGGAGGTCGCGTTTCGCTCGGGGCGTCAGAGTGAAGCCGCTGACCTACTTGTCGAAGCCGCCGCCGCTGATGACTGGGCCTCCGAGGAGCGGGTTCATCAGGCGTTTACGGGGTTGCTGGCGGCGGGGAGGCTCCACGACGCCATTGGGCTGTTACGCAGTGCGATTGAACAGACGCCCGATAGGACGGCGTTGCGGCGACTGCTGAGCGATCTCCTCGTCGCGACGGAACAACATCGCGAGGCGGCCGAACAGCGGCGTGCGTTAATCAAGGCGCGTGAATTTGACCTCACGCTGTTGCATGCTGCGTCGTCTTACGATCGTCGGTTCGAGGAGGTCGCATCGCTCCAGCAGATGCTAGAGCGAAACCCGAGCGACCTGCGGCCTCAACTCGGCGAAGCGAAGCAGCGGTTCGATAGCGGATTGATGCAAGAGGCAGCCGATTTGTTGGTGCCGATCGTCAACGAGCATCCTCAATTCCTGCCCGCCCAGATGCTGCTGGGGCGTGTATGGGTGCAGTTGGGTCAATATGAACGACTTGCTCAGTGGTCAACAACGGCATCAGCAGCGGCCATGGCCGAATCCGATTTTTGGCTGACGATGGGGGACTGGGCCATGGAAGTTAGGGACCCGACGGCGGCGATCGAATGTTACGGACAGGCGGCGAAATTGGGGCCTGATCGTGTCGCTCCATGGCAAAAACTGGCTGCCCTGGCTACCGACGAACCCGCCCTGGCGATCGATTCCGATGCGATCGGAGAGCGGGCAGCCCTCCTGATGCGACTCCGTCAGAACTACGCAGAGTCGACCATCCGCGGCGTTGAGAATCCAGACTCGATCTTGGCCCTGGCTCAAACAACGATGCAGTTAGGATGGTTGTGGGAGGCAGAGGCCTGGGCGGCCATCGGGCTGACGATGTCGCCGTTGGATTCGCACCAGAAATCGCAACTGGAGTCACTGCGGCAGTCAATCCTTACGCAACTGAAACGGCAGACCCCGTGGGATACCCACCTTGATCGAATTAAATGGGATTGGTTGTCGTCGGTTTCAGCGCCCGCCATGATTGCCAGGTTGAGCGGCGATCCTGATTCGGAGAACCGAGCGACGATCGCTGGGGGGCACGGAGCAGGCAATCATTTCGGCTCACGGGGCCAGGTGGCGATCGCCGCAAGTCAGCCTTTAGCGTTTGCCAACGAAGCGGTGCAGCGCGGGCTGACCTTTTTCGGTCGCTCAGCCGACGACTTGAGCGAACCGGGGGTGCTGACTTCGCAGATGCTGGGGTGCGGCGGCGGGACAATCGATTTCGATCTCGACGGTTGGCCTGACGTGTACCTGGTGACCGCTGGGGGAACGCCGCCTCTAGTCGACTCCGCCCCCAACGCGATGTTCCGCAATCGGGGTGGCCACTTTCAAAACGTTTCGGCCTATTGCGATGCCCGCGATCATGGGTTCGGTACGGGCGTCTGCGTCGGTGATGTCAATGAAGATGGTTTCGACGACTTGCTGGTATTGAATTACGGCCCTAACCGGATCTGGATCAACAACGGAGACGGGACGTTCACAGATCATTCCGAGCAGCTCCTACCTCCTAATTCGGTGTGGTCGACCAGTGCGGCGATAGCGGATTTGAATTCCGATGGGCTCGGTGACCTCGTGATCGCCAACTATTGCGTGGGGCTCGAGCCGGCCACCCTGGAATGCCAATTGGGCGACGCTGCTGGGGTGCGTTCCTGTTCCCCCAACCAGTTCTTAGCCGAGCCAGACAATTTCTACGCCGCAACGCGTCGTGGTACCTTTCGCGATGTTGGCGATCAGTGGGGGGCAACTCCCGCGATTCGGGGACGCGGATTGGGTGTGGTTGCGGGAGCCCTGGACGAAACATTGGGCACCGATGTGTTGGTTGCCAATGACATGACGACCAACCATTATTGGACGTCGGTCGATCGAGATCGTCCGGCGAGTGATTTGTTTCAGCTCGCCGAGACCGGCACGCTGGTTGGGTTGGCAACCGATGCGCAGTCACGCTCTCAAGGCTCGATGGGCATCGCGGTTGGTGATTTCAATGGTGATCAGATCGCGGACTTCTATACGAGCAATTATGCTGATGAATACAACATGCTGTCGATGTCGCAGGCTGGTCGTGGTTGGCGAGATCGCACCGCGAGCGAAAAAATCGCTGAGCCGACGATCGCGATGGTGGGCTTTGGGACGCAATCGATTGATTTTGATCACAACGGAGTGGACGAGTTGATCGTTACCAACGGGCATGTGGATGATTTTCGTGTCGTCCGGCCCGAGTCCACATACGCCCAGCCACTGCAGTTGTTTCGGCAGGCGACTCAGGGGGAGTTTGAGGAGATTGGCGCTAACGTAGCGTGCGAGTATTTTCAGCGATCGCACATTGGTCGAGCCTTGTGGACCATTGACGCGAATCGCGACGGTCGCGTTGATGTCCTCATCACTCACCAATCTGAGCCGACGGCCTTGCTCGTCAATCATACAGAAACAGGTTATGCGAGCATCAGCTGCCGATTGGTCGGCCGCCATGTTAGTCGGGGGGCAGTGGGCAGCGTGGTTACGATACGCCAGGGTGGAGGGCCAGCGACG